A genomic region of Anaerobaca lacustris contains the following coding sequences:
- the smc gene encoding chromosome segregation protein SMC, whose amino-acid sequence MRLEKIILDGFKSFADRTEFHFDAAITGIVGPNGCGKSNVVDAVKWVLGEQKLKSLRSDQMADVIFSGSGSRKAAGSAEVALVIANPGGASGRLPIDTEQVQVSRRIYRSGESEYRINNKVCRLKDIRELFMDTGVGNRGYSIIEQGQIEQLVGASKSDRRIVFEEAAGISKYKAHKKEALRKLERTEQNLLRLADILEEVAKRLRSVKLQAGKARNYLEYTSRLKELQVNYSLVEYGRNKEQLDERQRALHEAGERFSAVAAEEAGAEAEMSRLGNAVIETEHRLSETGNSLVAIQSKIDQKLQRIDFLRSRIEELGRRKATAGSEIERLAGQADAVGRDLARHRQELAGCDGTVQQRTEAIREIQAITEEGDAQLASLEAELDDEKSGIIDIVRRTAQLHNEIQSLSSYRDSLSNQRNRLAGRARIAQTELERLLTDKAQHNARLADIARVLVDLEENLESKRQTIEEAQTRIVEEGKRLAGNKEARSALSSELAVLADMERRHEGLGQAVKSVLQGQADEGRKLDYIDGILADKIKTDVEYAVAVEAALEGLTDVLLIKNTAKLFEDAEMVSSLAGRVHFCCLDRLEPFVDAVDVSGQPGVRGRLVEFVSCEGRYAPLTWKLLGRTILVESLEVANGLAGSLPAGYSFVTLAGECLSADGLLRLGPLGKASGLISRRSRIDQLEETIDHINAEIAQLESEIQRNTQTKAHLEKLCKDLRTAIYEANTEKMQVNSKLALFEQDIKRLTDEQPLIAGELETLEEEIAQSVQKEYDSKQRLTELEAVNNQRAAHIRELEAMYDELREQQQSRVRELTELKVQLGQVIEQQKGLKQIIESLENQIETNRRTFAAAERDVQLCTEQTDEAQRDILECESHVSEFFVEKETQQRDNRQLQEELETLGTEQKRKEEFLRNARMQKEEVERVIGEIRVQLGQLEVRQQDLVERVREELQIELADAYAERTTDDVNWEQVKGEINELRGKIERLGNVNLDAIEEQTTLDERHTFLANQVQDLNESKTQLQQLINRLNKQSREKFVETFEQIRANFQQIFRKLFGGGKADIVLEDADDVLEAGIEVIAKPPGKETRSISLLSGGEKSMTALALLFSVFRSKPSPFCFLDEVDAALDEANTERFTMLLREFQKESQFIIITHTKRTMSIADVLFGVTMQMQGVSKKISVRFDDYAEEPAAA is encoded by the coding sequence ATGCGACTTGAGAAGATCATACTGGACGGCTTCAAGAGCTTTGCCGACCGCACGGAATTCCATTTCGATGCTGCGATCACCGGTATTGTCGGACCCAACGGGTGCGGCAAGAGCAATGTGGTCGACGCGGTCAAGTGGGTCCTGGGCGAGCAGAAGCTCAAGAGTCTCCGCAGCGACCAGATGGCCGACGTGATCTTCAGCGGCAGCGGCAGTCGCAAGGCGGCCGGCTCGGCTGAAGTGGCCTTGGTGATCGCCAATCCCGGCGGTGCGAGCGGGCGGCTGCCGATCGACACCGAGCAGGTCCAGGTCTCCCGACGAATCTATCGCAGCGGCGAGAGCGAGTACCGCATCAACAACAAGGTCTGCCGGCTCAAGGACATCCGCGAGTTGTTCATGGACACCGGGGTCGGAAACCGGGGCTATTCGATCATCGAACAGGGCCAGATCGAGCAACTGGTGGGGGCCTCCAAGAGCGACCGGCGGATCGTTTTCGAGGAAGCCGCCGGCATCAGCAAGTACAAGGCGCACAAGAAAGAGGCCCTTCGCAAGCTCGAACGCACTGAACAGAATCTTCTGCGCCTGGCCGATATCCTCGAAGAGGTGGCGAAACGACTGCGCAGCGTCAAGCTCCAGGCGGGCAAGGCGCGCAACTACCTCGAATACACCTCGCGGCTCAAGGAGCTGCAGGTCAACTACTCGCTCGTCGAGTATGGACGCAACAAGGAGCAACTGGACGAGAGGCAGCGGGCCCTGCACGAGGCCGGTGAGCGATTCTCGGCCGTGGCGGCCGAAGAGGCCGGCGCCGAGGCGGAGATGAGCCGTCTCGGCAACGCCGTCATCGAGACCGAGCACCGGCTCAGTGAGACGGGCAACAGCCTGGTCGCGATCCAGAGCAAGATCGACCAGAAACTCCAGCGAATCGACTTCCTGCGTTCTCGGATCGAGGAACTGGGCAGGCGTAAGGCCACGGCGGGCAGCGAGATCGAGCGGCTGGCCGGGCAGGCCGACGCCGTCGGCCGGGACCTGGCCCGTCACCGGCAGGAGCTGGCCGGTTGTGACGGCACGGTGCAGCAGCGCACCGAGGCGATTCGTGAGATCCAGGCCATTACCGAAGAAGGCGATGCGCAACTGGCGTCACTCGAAGCGGAGCTCGACGACGAGAAGTCCGGGATCATCGACATCGTGCGACGAACGGCCCAACTCCACAACGAGATCCAGAGTCTTTCCAGCTACCGTGACAGCCTGTCGAACCAGCGGAACCGGCTGGCAGGACGCGCCCGGATCGCCCAGACCGAACTGGAACGTCTGCTGACCGACAAGGCCCAGCACAACGCCCGCCTGGCGGATATCGCTCGTGTGCTGGTCGATCTCGAAGAGAACCTCGAATCGAAGCGTCAGACGATCGAAGAGGCCCAGACGCGGATCGTCGAAGAAGGCAAACGACTGGCGGGCAACAAGGAGGCCCGCAGCGCCCTGAGCAGCGAACTGGCGGTGCTGGCCGACATGGAGCGGCGTCACGAGGGGCTGGGTCAGGCGGTCAAGAGCGTTCTGCAGGGCCAGGCCGACGAGGGCCGCAAGCTCGACTATATTGACGGCATCCTCGCCGACAAGATCAAGACGGACGTCGAATACGCCGTCGCGGTGGAAGCGGCGCTCGAGGGACTGACCGATGTGTTGCTGATCAAGAACACCGCGAAGCTGTTCGAGGACGCCGAGATGGTTTCGTCGCTGGCGGGCCGGGTGCACTTCTGCTGTCTCGACCGCCTGGAACCGTTTGTCGATGCCGTGGATGTCTCCGGACAGCCCGGCGTGCGGGGCCGGCTCGTTGAGTTCGTTTCGTGTGAAGGCCGTTACGCGCCGCTGACGTGGAAACTGCTGGGCCGGACGATCCTGGTCGAATCCCTGGAGGTTGCGAACGGGTTGGCAGGTTCCCTGCCGGCCGGGTATTCCTTCGTCACCCTGGCGGGTGAATGCCTCAGCGCCGACGGCCTGTTGCGGCTTGGTCCGCTGGGCAAGGCGTCGGGCCTGATTTCGAGACGGAGCCGGATCGATCAACTGGAGGAGACGATCGATCACATCAACGCCGAGATCGCCCAGTTGGAAAGCGAGATTCAGAGGAACACCCAGACCAAGGCCCACCTGGAGAAGCTGTGCAAGGACTTGCGCACCGCCATCTACGAGGCCAACACCGAGAAGATGCAGGTGAACTCGAAGCTGGCCCTCTTCGAGCAGGACATCAAACGCCTGACGGACGAACAGCCGCTGATCGCCGGCGAGCTGGAAACGCTGGAAGAGGAGATTGCCCAGTCGGTGCAGAAAGAATACGACTCAAAGCAGCGGCTTACCGAACTGGAGGCGGTCAACAACCAGCGGGCCGCACATATCCGCGAGCTCGAAGCGATGTACGACGAGCTTCGCGAGCAGCAACAGAGCCGGGTCCGGGAACTGACGGAACTGAAGGTCCAGTTGGGCCAGGTGATCGAGCAGCAGAAGGGACTCAAGCAGATCATCGAAAGTCTTGAGAACCAGATCGAGACGAATCGCAGGACGTTTGCGGCCGCCGAGCGCGACGTGCAATTGTGCACCGAGCAGACCGACGAGGCGCAACGCGACATTCTGGAATGCGAGTCCCACGTTTCGGAGTTCTTTGTCGAGAAGGAGACGCAACAGCGGGACAATCGGCAACTCCAGGAAGAACTCGAAACTCTTGGGACCGAGCAGAAACGCAAGGAGGAGTTCCTGCGAAATGCGCGGATGCAGAAGGAGGAGGTCGAACGCGTGATCGGTGAAATCCGCGTCCAGCTCGGTCAGTTGGAGGTCCGCCAGCAGGACCTGGTGGAACGCGTCCGCGAAGAGCTGCAGATCGAGCTGGCCGACGCGTACGCCGAGCGGACGACCGACGACGTGAACTGGGAGCAGGTCAAGGGAGAGATCAACGAGCTGCGGGGAAAGATCGAGCGGCTCGGCAACGTCAACCTCGACGCCATCGAGGAGCAGACGACGCTCGATGAACGCCATACGTTCCTGGCCAACCAGGTGCAGGACCTCAACGAGAGCAAGACCCAGTTGCAGCAGTTGATCAACCGGCTCAACAAGCAGAGCCGCGAGAAATTCGTCGAGACCTTCGAACAGATTCGCGCGAACTTTCAACAGATCTTCCGCAAACTCTTCGGCGGCGGCAAGGCGGACATCGTCCTGGAGGATGCCGATGACGTGCTTGAGGCCGGTATCGAGGTCATCGCCAAGCCGCCGGGCAAGGAGACGCGCAGCATCTCGCTGCTCAGCGGCGGCGAGAAATCCATGACGGCGCTGGCGCTGTTGTTCTCGGTGTTCCGCAGCAAGCCGTCCCCGTTCTGTTTCCTGGACGAGGTCGATGCGGCGCTCGACGAAGCCAACACGGAGCGATTCACGATGCTGCTGCGCGAGTTCCAGAAGGAAAGCCAGTTCATCATCATCACGCACACCAAGCGGACGATGAGCATCGCCGATGTGCTGTTCGGCGTCACGATGCAGATGCAGGGCGTCAGCAAGAAGATCAGCGTGCGCTTCGACGACTACGCCGAAGAGCCCGCCGCCGCATAG
- a CDS encoding sigma 54-interacting transcriptional regulator: protein MKAKQSAEVQLLSDVAKAFAESLDLEDTLKSILKSLDTHLKLRRGTITLLDPQTETLTIRVAHGLSEKSKTLGSYRIGEGITGRVVQTGEEIVVPDISKDPRFLGRTLSRNEAGGKRTAFFCVPIKLEGRTVGALSVDRQAQRMDSFEENVRLLNVISTMVAQAIKLNKLVESERKLLQDENVRLRRELKTRFDVHNMVGTSNAMKEVYRLVEQVAESTATVLIRGESGTGKDLVAHAVHYNSLRADKPFIKVNCTAMPETLLESELFGHEKGAFTGAVERKLGRFERANGGTIFLDEIGDFPTTLQVKLLRVIQFREFERVGGVETIRANVRIIVATHKNLEELIQQDLFREDLYYRINVFPIYLPPLRERKDDIMLLADHFLERFAAENGKHITRISTPAIDMLTHYHWPGNIRELENCVERAVLLCSDDVIRSEHLPPSLQMIDRRQSGDNPSLTEIIANKERELIVDALKKTGGRQRDAARELGVTERILGYKIKKYGIHPKYL from the coding sequence ATGAAGGCAAAACAATCGGCAGAGGTGCAACTCCTGAGCGACGTGGCGAAGGCGTTCGCCGAGTCGCTGGACCTGGAGGATACGCTCAAGAGTATCCTCAAGTCGCTGGATACGCATCTGAAGCTGCGCCGGGGAACGATCACACTTTTGGACCCGCAGACCGAGACGCTCACGATCCGGGTCGCCCACGGGCTCAGCGAGAAATCCAAGACCCTCGGCAGCTACCGAATCGGCGAGGGCATCACCGGACGCGTCGTGCAGACCGGTGAAGAGATCGTCGTGCCCGACATCTCGAAGGACCCGCGATTCCTCGGCCGGACGCTGTCGCGAAACGAGGCCGGTGGCAAACGCACGGCGTTCTTCTGCGTTCCGATCAAACTTGAAGGCCGGACGGTGGGCGCCCTGAGCGTGGACCGACAGGCCCAGCGGATGGACAGCTTCGAGGAGAACGTGCGGCTGCTCAACGTGATTTCCACAATGGTGGCCCAGGCGATCAAGCTCAACAAACTGGTCGAGTCGGAGCGAAAACTGCTGCAGGATGAGAACGTTCGGCTGCGGCGTGAGCTCAAGACACGGTTCGACGTCCACAACATGGTAGGGACCAGCAATGCCATGAAGGAGGTCTATCGGCTCGTCGAGCAGGTCGCCGAGAGCACCGCCACCGTGCTGATTCGCGGCGAGAGCGGCACCGGCAAGGACCTCGTCGCCCATGCCGTCCACTACAACAGCCTCCGCGCCGACAAGCCGTTCATCAAGGTCAACTGCACCGCGATGCCCGAGACTCTGCTCGAAAGCGAACTGTTCGGCCACGAGAAGGGCGCCTTCACCGGCGCCGTCGAACGCAAACTCGGCCGCTTCGAGCGGGCCAACGGCGGCACGATCTTCCTCGACGAGATCGGCGATTTCCCGACCACCCTCCAGGTCAAGCTGCTCCGCGTCATCCAGTTCCGCGAGTTCGAGCGCGTCGGCGGCGTCGAGACGATCCGGGCCAACGTCCGCATCATCGTCGCCACGCACAAGAACCTCGAGGAGCTGATCCAGCAGGACCTCTTTCGCGAGGATCTCTACTATCGGATCAACGTCTTTCCGATCTATCTGCCGCCGTTGCGGGAGCGCAAGGACGACATCATGCTGCTGGCCGATCACTTCCTCGAACGGTTCGCCGCCGAGAACGGCAAGCACATCACGCGGATCTCGACGCCCGCGATCGACATGCTGACGCACTACCACTGGCCCGGCAACATCCGCGAACTGGAGAATTGCGTCGAGCGAGCCGTCCTGCTGTGCAGCGACGACGTGATCCGCAGCGAGCATCTGCCTCCGTCACTCCAGATGATCGACCGGCGTCAGAGCGGAGACAATCCCTCGTTGACCGAGATCATCGCGAACAAGGAGCGCGAACTGATCGTTGACGCCCTGAAGAAGACCGGCGGCCGCCAGCGCGACGCCGCCAGGGAGCTCGGCGTGACCGAACGCATCCTCGGCTACAAGATCAAGAAATACGGCATTCACCCCAAGTATCTGTAG
- a CDS encoding DegT/DnrJ/EryC1/StrS family aminotransferase — translation MESERAPVLPTAYTNGGFLVFGAPAIEEPEIEEVVASLRSGWLGTGPKVAQFEEDFKRYKGSRYAIAVNSCTAALHLSMLATGLQPGDEVITTPLTFCATVNAIIHAGLKPVLADIDAATMNIDPQEIVRRITERTRAVVPVHFAGRPCDMDAIMSIARGHGLKVVEDCAHAIETEYRGQAAGTFGDFGCFSFYSTKNIVTGEGGMVVTNDERGAARIKMLALHGMTHDAWRRFGDKGYKHYHVVECGFKYNMMDLQAAIGIHQLRRVEPYALRRRAIWDRYTEAFSDLPLTLPAPIDPQTRHAHHLYTVLVDERRCGISRDAFLQAMTVRRIGLGVHYVSLPDHPFYQQSFGWRPEHYPQAMRIGRQTVSLPLSARLSDDDVERVVRAVREVLGV, via the coding sequence ATGGAAAGTGAACGGGCACCCGTATTACCCACAGCGTACACGAATGGGGGATTCCTCGTCTTCGGCGCCCCTGCCATAGAAGAACCGGAGATCGAGGAGGTCGTTGCGAGCCTGCGCAGCGGCTGGCTGGGGACGGGGCCCAAGGTGGCGCAGTTTGAAGAGGACTTCAAACGCTACAAAGGCTCGCGGTACGCCATCGCGGTCAACTCCTGTACGGCCGCGCTGCACCTGAGCATGCTGGCGACGGGACTTCAGCCGGGCGACGAGGTCATTACCACTCCTCTGACGTTCTGCGCCACCGTCAACGCGATCATCCATGCCGGTCTGAAGCCGGTCCTGGCGGACATCGATGCGGCCACGATGAATATTGATCCACAGGAGATTGTCAGGAGAATCACCGAGAGAACGAGAGCCGTTGTGCCCGTTCATTTTGCCGGGCGGCCCTGCGATATGGACGCTATCATGAGCATTGCTCGCGGCCACGGTCTGAAGGTGGTTGAGGATTGCGCCCACGCTATCGAGACGGAATACCGAGGACAGGCGGCCGGCACCTTTGGTGATTTTGGATGCTTCAGTTTCTATTCGACCAAGAATATCGTCACGGGCGAAGGCGGCATGGTGGTCACGAACGACGAGCGAGGCGCCGCTCGGATCAAGATGTTGGCCCTGCACGGGATGACGCACGATGCCTGGCGACGATTCGGGGACAAAGGCTACAAGCACTATCACGTCGTTGAGTGTGGCTTCAAGTACAATATGATGGACCTCCAGGCGGCCATCGGCATCCATCAGTTGCGCAGGGTCGAGCCCTATGCCCTGCGCCGCCGGGCCATTTGGGATCGCTACACCGAGGCGTTTTCGGACCTGCCGTTGACTCTTCCGGCGCCGATCGACCCCCAAACCCGCCATGCGCACCATCTGTACACGGTGCTGGTGGATGAACGCCGCTGCGGCATCAGCCGGGATGCTTTTTTGCAGGCGATGACCGTCAGACGCATCGGGCTTGGGGTGCACTATGTGAGTCTGCCTGACCATCCATTCTATCAGCAGAGTTTTGGCTGGCGGCCGGAACACTATCCACAGGCGATGCGGATCGGCAGACAGACAGTGAGTCTGCCCCTCTCCGCCAGGCTCAGCGATGATGATGTCGAGAGAGTCGTTCGTGCGGTCAGGGAGGTGCTTGGTGTGTAG
- a CDS encoding acyltransferase produces MCRVMHWLTYRAALLCLVAYYHIAGPPRILRFSPPLNRAILKAFGAEIGDSGVRVLAPIVLHASERGYANLTIADGCILVGNVFLDLSARIILEEGVSLAPDTTIMTHNNYNYNDFLDKRLAHTCGEKDVRIKRGAGIKANTLVAMGVTIGYDAVVAGGAVVLRDVPDRTLVAGVPARPVVGLSHGRPRTSSEDETTEGHSTMPEPVSKNHLSPSRRNEPR; encoded by the coding sequence GTGTGTAGAGTGATGCACTGGTTGACCTATCGAGCTGCATTGCTGTGCCTTGTGGCATACTACCACATCGCGGGTCCTCCTCGAATCCTCCGGTTCAGTCCACCGTTGAACAGGGCCATTCTCAAGGCGTTCGGTGCTGAGATTGGAGACAGCGGGGTACGGGTGCTTGCTCCCATCGTTCTGCACGCGTCCGAAAGAGGCTACGCCAATCTGACGATCGCCGATGGCTGCATCCTTGTCGGGAACGTCTTTCTGGACTTGTCGGCTCGTATCATACTCGAAGAGGGGGTCAGCCTCGCGCCCGACACTACCATTATGACGCACAACAACTACAACTACAATGACTTCCTCGACAAACGACTGGCCCATACCTGTGGCGAGAAAGATGTGCGGATCAAACGAGGTGCAGGTATCAAGGCCAACACCTTGGTGGCTATGGGGGTCACCATTGGGTACGACGCCGTTGTAGCAGGCGGCGCCGTGGTTCTGCGCGACGTTCCCGACCGCACCCTGGTGGCGGGCGTGCCGGCTCGGCCGGTGGTCGGCTTGTCGCATGGTCGCCCACGCACTTCTTCAGAAGACGAGACCACAGAGGGTCATTCGACGATGCCTGAGCCGGTCTCCAAGAATCACCTCTCCCCCTCTCGCAGAAACGAGCCACGATAG